One window of Nymphaea colorata isolate Beijing-Zhang1983 chromosome 11, ASM883128v2, whole genome shotgun sequence genomic DNA carries:
- the LOC116264914 gene encoding uncharacterized protein LOC116264914 isoform X2: MSINQSDSMASFSRKRRSIMKRSSGDRATSNHAERPKSRPSLSSMLLSLSLSNSPKKNAFRGLGCASAPDVHNPSSAHSLVRSSADWNAKKSRQKPARTSSEGGRKKKTQVVDSDVWCSPGIPFSTDADSVDCVVYRRPAEPMAPKRISRHQRSVASDFTFDVASKSRERPSIERPNSVLEQISEVDSLPAFETLSPISYRYLRGLHHISGDLTELVMLQTSLIFGRIDLCDRFREWRLDVDNMTYEELLELGDKIGYVSTGLKEDGIACCVRKLKYSASFASHLSSEREKKCSICQEEYEGKDEVGRLNCGHYFHICCIKQWLLQKNACPVCKLAASDH; encoded by the exons ATGTCTATAAATC AATCCGACAGCATGGCCAGTTTCAGTAGGAAGAGGAGGTCGATAATGAAGAGAAGCAGCGGCGACAGAGCCACCAGCAACCACGCCGAGAGACCCAAGTCCAGGCCCTCCCTCTCTTCCATGCTCCTCTCTTTATCATTGTCAAACTCTCCAAAGAAGAACGCGTTCAGAGGGTTGGGCTGTGCGTCCGCCCCTGATGTCCACAACCCATCCTCCGCCCATTCGCTGGTCCGGTCATCTGCTGATTGGAACGCCAAGAAGTCGAGGCAGAAACCGGCGAGGACGAGCAgcgaaggagggaggaagaagaagacccaGGTTGTGGATTCTGATGTTTGGTGTTCTCCGGGCATCCCTTTCTCCACAGACGCGGACTCCGTCGACTGCGTTGTTTATCGCCGGCCGGCCGAACCAATGGCGCCGAAAAGGATTTCGCGGCATCAAAGAAGCGTGGCCTCTGATTTCACGTTTGATGTTGCTTCCAAGTCTAGAGAG CGTCCTTCCATTGAAAGACCAAACAGCGTGCTGGAGCAAATTTCTGAAGTGGACTCTCTGCCAGCGTTTGAAACACTATCTCCGATAAGCTATCGATACTTGCGAGGACTACATCACATCTCGGGGGATCTTACAGAG CTTGTTATGCTTCAAACTAGTCTTATTTTCGGAAGAATTGACCTTTGTGATCGGTTTCGGGAATGGAGGCTTGATGTTGATAACATGACATACgag GAACTGCTTGAGCTCGGTGACAAAATTGGATACGTTAGTACAGGGTTGAAAGAGGATGGGATTGCTTGTTGTGTTAGGAAACTAAAATATTCAGCCAGCTTCGCATCACATTTATCTTCTGAACGAGAGAAAAAGTGTAGCATTTGTCAG GAGGAGTATGAAGGAAAAGATGAAGTGGGAAGGTTAAACTGTGGTCACTACTTTCACATCTGCTGTATAAAGCAATGGCTTTTGCAAAAGAATGCTTGTCCTGTCTGCAAGTTAGCAGCATCTGATCACTGA
- the LOC116263959 gene encoding uncharacterized protein LOC116263959 isoform X1 — protein MLPSVSGYGGNEATIDLGLSLGSWLQQEANAPQQALQKKASMVNLEVGIEEEAGKQSTRGSGFVKVNMDEIGIGRKICVMDYAGYAGLALELEKMFGTHSPSGLRLLDQDSSFSLVYKDRNTGDWMPISNFSWQYVFLPKSLVSTMVIVSSFWLSSLLSHKISSAIRNVYVRCCETGMLKLIQGSCSVKSPVHTLSLSRLKTANTLYTLATLYIYSDSFTRALITFSKFHWHGERNNRKRFHLNHGLELAFQPHLTYMRKKCRSRNWWSDAARHPYLTGQGMVNA, from the exons ATGCTTCCCTCTGTCTCTGGTTATGGCGGCAATGAAGCAACCATTGATCTGGGCCTGTCACTAGGAAGTTGGTTGCAACAAGAGGCTAATGCACCTCAACAAG CCTTACAGAAAAAAGCCTCGATGGTCAACCTTGAGGTAGGGATTGAAGAAGAAGCAGGAAAGCAGAGCACGCGAGGAAGTGGCTTTGTGAAGGTTAATATGGATGAGATTGGAATTGGTAGGAAGATATGTGTCATGGATTATGCTGGTTATGCTGGCCTGGCACTTGAATTGGAGAAGATGTTTG GAACGCATAGCCCTTCTGGTCTACGGTTGCTGGATCAAGATTCTTCATTCTCGCTGGTTTACAAGGACAGAAACACTGGGGATTGGATGCCCATTAGTAATTTCTCATGGCAGTATGTTTTCCTTCCCAAATCTTTGGTTTCAACCATGGTTATCGTATCTTCATTTTGGTTATCATCATTACTTTCCCACAAAATAAGCTCAGCAATCAGGAATGTATATGTAAGATGCTGCGAAACGGGTATGCTGAAGTTAATTCAGGGAAGCTGCTCTGTGAAGTCCCCAGTACACACCCTTTCGTTGTCAAGACTCAAAACAGCAAACACCCTATATACCCTTGCAACACTATACATCTATTCCGACTCTTTCACAAGAGCACTGATCACTTTCTCCAAATTTCATTGGCATGGAGAAAGAAATAACAGGAAACGGTTTCACCTCAACCATGGGTTGGAATTGGCTTTTCAACCACACCTTACTTACATGAGGAAAAAAT GTCGATCAAGAAATTGGTGGAGCGACGCGGCCAGACACCCCTACCTAACGGGCCAGGGCATGGTAAATGCCTGA
- the LOC116264914 gene encoding uncharacterized protein LOC116264914 isoform X1 gives MHTEISNSSPSPESDSMASFSRKRRSIMKRSSGDRATSNHAERPKSRPSLSSMLLSLSLSNSPKKNAFRGLGCASAPDVHNPSSAHSLVRSSADWNAKKSRQKPARTSSEGGRKKKTQVVDSDVWCSPGIPFSTDADSVDCVVYRRPAEPMAPKRISRHQRSVASDFTFDVASKSRERPSIERPNSVLEQISEVDSLPAFETLSPISYRYLRGLHHISGDLTELVMLQTSLIFGRIDLCDRFREWRLDVDNMTYEELLELGDKIGYVSTGLKEDGIACCVRKLKYSASFASHLSSEREKKCSICQEEYEGKDEVGRLNCGHYFHICCIKQWLLQKNACPVCKLAASDH, from the exons ATGCATACTGAAATCTCGAACTCATCACCATCACCAGAATCCGACAGCATGGCCAGTTTCAGTAGGAAGAGGAGGTCGATAATGAAGAGAAGCAGCGGCGACAGAGCCACCAGCAACCACGCCGAGAGACCCAAGTCCAGGCCCTCCCTCTCTTCCATGCTCCTCTCTTTATCATTGTCAAACTCTCCAAAGAAGAACGCGTTCAGAGGGTTGGGCTGTGCGTCCGCCCCTGATGTCCACAACCCATCCTCCGCCCATTCGCTGGTCCGGTCATCTGCTGATTGGAACGCCAAGAAGTCGAGGCAGAAACCGGCGAGGACGAGCAgcgaaggagggaggaagaagaagacccaGGTTGTGGATTCTGATGTTTGGTGTTCTCCGGGCATCCCTTTCTCCACAGACGCGGACTCCGTCGACTGCGTTGTTTATCGCCGGCCGGCCGAACCAATGGCGCCGAAAAGGATTTCGCGGCATCAAAGAAGCGTGGCCTCTGATTTCACGTTTGATGTTGCTTCCAAGTCTAGAGAG CGTCCTTCCATTGAAAGACCAAACAGCGTGCTGGAGCAAATTTCTGAAGTGGACTCTCTGCCAGCGTTTGAAACACTATCTCCGATAAGCTATCGATACTTGCGAGGACTACATCACATCTCGGGGGATCTTACAGAG CTTGTTATGCTTCAAACTAGTCTTATTTTCGGAAGAATTGACCTTTGTGATCGGTTTCGGGAATGGAGGCTTGATGTTGATAACATGACATACgag GAACTGCTTGAGCTCGGTGACAAAATTGGATACGTTAGTACAGGGTTGAAAGAGGATGGGATTGCTTGTTGTGTTAGGAAACTAAAATATTCAGCCAGCTTCGCATCACATTTATCTTCTGAACGAGAGAAAAAGTGTAGCATTTGTCAG GAGGAGTATGAAGGAAAAGATGAAGTGGGAAGGTTAAACTGTGGTCACTACTTTCACATCTGCTGTATAAAGCAATGGCTTTTGCAAAAGAATGCTTGTCCTGTCTGCAAGTTAGCAGCATCTGATCACTGA
- the LOC116263959 gene encoding uncharacterized protein LOC116263959 isoform X3 codes for MLPSVSGYGGNEATIDLGLSLGSWLQQEANAPQQALQKKASMVNLEVGIEEEAGKQSTRGSGFVKVNMDEIGIGRKICVMDYAGYAGLALELEKMFGTHSPSGLRLLDQDSSFSLVYKDRNTGDWMPISNFSWQYVFLPKSLVSTMVIVSSFWLSSLLSHKISSAIRNVYVRCCETGMLKLIQGSCSVKSPVHTLSLSRLKTANTLYTLATLYIYSDSFTRALITFSKFHWHGERNNRKRFHLNHGLELAFQPHLTYMRKKCK; via the exons ATGCTTCCCTCTGTCTCTGGTTATGGCGGCAATGAAGCAACCATTGATCTGGGCCTGTCACTAGGAAGTTGGTTGCAACAAGAGGCTAATGCACCTCAACAAG CCTTACAGAAAAAAGCCTCGATGGTCAACCTTGAGGTAGGGATTGAAGAAGAAGCAGGAAAGCAGAGCACGCGAGGAAGTGGCTTTGTGAAGGTTAATATGGATGAGATTGGAATTGGTAGGAAGATATGTGTCATGGATTATGCTGGTTATGCTGGCCTGGCACTTGAATTGGAGAAGATGTTTG GAACGCATAGCCCTTCTGGTCTACGGTTGCTGGATCAAGATTCTTCATTCTCGCTGGTTTACAAGGACAGAAACACTGGGGATTGGATGCCCATTAGTAATTTCTCATGGCAGTATGTTTTCCTTCCCAAATCTTTGGTTTCAACCATGGTTATCGTATCTTCATTTTGGTTATCATCATTACTTTCCCACAAAATAAGCTCAGCAATCAGGAATGTATATGTAAGATGCTGCGAAACGGGTATGCTGAAGTTAATTCAGGGAAGCTGCTCTGTGAAGTCCCCAGTACACACCCTTTCGTTGTCAAGACTCAAAACAGCAAACACCCTATATACCCTTGCAACACTATACATCTATTCCGACTCTTTCACAAGAGCACTGATCACTTTCTCCAAATTTCATTGGCATGGAGAAAGAAATAACAGGAAACGGTTTCACCTCAACCATGGGTTGGAATTGGCTTTTCAACCACACCTTACTTACATGAGGAAAAAATGTaagtaa
- the LOC116263959 gene encoding auxin-responsive protein IAA32-like isoform X4 encodes MLPSVSGYGGNEATIDLGLSLGSWLQQEANAPQQALQKKASMVNLEVGIEEEAGKQSTRGSGFVKVNMDEIGIGRKICVMDYAGYAGLALELEKMFGTHSPSGLRLLDQDSSFSLVYKDRNTGDWMPISNFSWQCFSFSSVTTATSLPYFQGRSRNWWSDAARHPYLTGQGMVNA; translated from the exons ATGCTTCCCTCTGTCTCTGGTTATGGCGGCAATGAAGCAACCATTGATCTGGGCCTGTCACTAGGAAGTTGGTTGCAACAAGAGGCTAATGCACCTCAACAAG CCTTACAGAAAAAAGCCTCGATGGTCAACCTTGAGGTAGGGATTGAAGAAGAAGCAGGAAAGCAGAGCACGCGAGGAAGTGGCTTTGTGAAGGTTAATATGGATGAGATTGGAATTGGTAGGAAGATATGTGTCATGGATTATGCTGGTTATGCTGGCCTGGCACTTGAATTGGAGAAGATGTTTG GAACGCATAGCCCTTCTGGTCTACGGTTGCTGGATCAAGATTCTTCATTCTCGCTGGTTTACAAGGACAGAAACACTGGGGATTGGATGCCCATTAGTAATTTCTCATGGCA atgtttttccttctcttctgtAACGACGGCGACGTCCCTTCCATACTTTCAAGGTCGATCAAGAAATTGGTGGAGCGACGCGGCCAGACACCCCTACCTAACGGGCCAGGGCATGGTAAATGCCTGA
- the LOC116264813 gene encoding receptor protein kinase-like protein ZAR1, producing MVGVLIWLVLLLNYGGSVFCLNVEGLALLAFKNSIKDDPQNATGNWDSSQETPCSWNGVVCSENRVVSLSMPKKQLLGSLPSILGSLVYMRHINLRNNRLNGSIPSELFHIGGLQSMFLYGNSFSGSLPSDVGGLRYLQNLDLSSNLLNGSLPSSLMQCTRLKSLILRKNNFSGVLPDGFGVTFSYLETLDLSYNRFEGSIPGGIGNLSRLQGTVDLSHNLFSGSIPASLGNLPEKVYIDLTYNNLSGPIPQNGALVNRGPTAFVGNPHLCGPPLRSPCPGTSPISSSTPGLPNGYPPPTMSDMVNSSSGHKGLSKGLIIAIVLSDAMGIALIALVFLFCYWRLVSSHEKGELSSYEKGQVAKRDCLCFRKDESETNSENLEQLDLVPLDVHVRFNLDELLRATAFVLGKSGIGIVYKVVLEDGLTLAVRRLGEGGSQRLKEFQTEVVAIGKLRHPNIVALRAYYWSVDEKLLIYDYIPNGNLASAIHGKNGPPLLWEMRVGIAKGTAKGLAYLHEYSPKKYVHGDLKPTNILLGINMEPYVSDFGLGRLANIAGGTPRLQSDRIATETKQQHSADAAVNLIVSPGSLYQAPEAPKVLKPSQKWDVYSYGVILLELITGRSPEALMASLDMDLVRWVQLCIDEKKPFSDVLDNVLLHELEMEEEMIGVLKIALACVQSNPERRPSMRNVCDLLDRLTGTN from the exons ATGGTCGGTGTTTTGATCTGGTTGGTGTTGTTATTGAACTATGGCGGCTCTGTTTTCTGCTTGAATGTAGAAGGGTTAGCTCTTTTGGCCTTCAAAAACTCCATTAAGGATGACCCGCAGAATGCTACAGGCAACTGGGATTCATCCCAAGAGACGCCATGCTCATGGAATGGCGTTGTTTGCAGTGAAAACAGAGTGGTCTCCCTGAGCATGCCCAAGAAGCAGCTATTGGGTTCTTTGCCGTCTATTCTGGGCTCTTTGGTCTACATGAGACACATCAACCTGAGGAATAACAGACTGAATGGAAGTATTCCCTCAGAACTATTCCATATTGGGGGCCTTCAGAGCATGTTTTTGTACGGAAATTCCTTTTCTGGATCGCTTCCTTCAGATGTTGGTGGGCTAAGGTACCTTCAGAACTTGGATTTATCAAGCAATCTTTTGAATGGTTCCTTGCCTTCTTCGTTGATGCAGTGCACTAGATTGAAATCTTTGATACTTCGCAAGAACAATTTTAGTGGTGTTCTGCCTGATGGATTTGGTGTTACCTTCAGTTATTTGGAAACGCTTGATCTTTCTTATAATAGATTTGAGGGTTCCATTCCCGGCGGCATCGGAAACCTGTCTCGCCTTCAAGGCACTGTAGACTTGTCACATAACCTCTTCTCTGGCTCGATCCCTGCATCTTTGGGAAACCTTCCTGAGAAGGTCTACATTGATCTCACTTACAATAATCTCAGTGGGCCGATACCGCAGAATGGAGCTTTGGTTAATAGAGGACCAACAGCATTCGTCGGTAATCCACATCTCTGTGGTCCTCCATTGAGGAGTCCGTGCCCTGGAACTTCGCCCATCTCTTCTTCAACTCCAGGTCTGCCGAATGGCTACCCGCCTCCTACAATGTCAGATATGGTTAACTCCAGCAGTGGGCACAAGGGCCTGAGCAAAGGACTAATAATAGCGATCGTGCTGAGTGATGCTATGGGGATTGCATTGATCGCTTTGGTCTTCTTATTTTGTTACTGGAGGCTTGTTTCTTCACATGAGAAGGGTGAGCTTTCAAGCTATGAAAAGGGTCAGGTGGCGAAGAGGGACTGCCTGTGTTTTAGGAAGGATGAATCGGAGACTAACTCTGAGAATTTGGAGCAGTTGGATTTGGTGCCACTAGATGTACATGTGAGGTTCAATTTGGATGAGCTGCTCAGGGCAACTGCTTTTGTTCTAGGCAAGAGTGGCATTGGCATAGTCTACAAGGTCGTCCTGGAAGATGGGCTCACCTTAGCGGTGAGAAGATTGGGTGAAGGTGGGTCTCAAAGACTGAAAGAATTTCAAACCGAGGTCGTAGCAATTGGGAAGCTCCGGCATCCAAACATTGTTGCACTCCGAGCGTACTATTGGTCTGTCGATGAGAAGCTTCTTATCTATGACTACATACCTAATGGAAATCTGGCTTCTGCCATTCATG GAAAGAATGGTCCTCCTCTTCTGTGGGAAATGAGGGTTGGAATTGCAAAGGGGACAGCGAAGGGATTGGCTTACTTGCATGAGTACAGCCCCAAGAAGTATGTTCACGGTGATCTGAAGCCTACAAATATACTCTTGGGGATTAATATGGAACCTTACGTATCAGATTTCGGCTTAGGACGGCTAGCAAACATAGCAGGTGGAACACCAAGATTACAGTCTGACAGGATTGCGACTGAGACCAAGCAACAACATTCTGCTGATGCTGCAGTCAATTTAATTGTTAGTCCTGGATCTTTATATCAAGCCCCAGAAGCTCCGAAGGTTTTGAAGCCATCACAAAAATGGGACGTTTACTCCTACGGCGTTATACTACTGGAGCTGATTACTGGAAGATCTCCAGAAGCCTTGATGGCTTcattggatatggatctagtGAGATGGGTACAGTTATGCATTGATGagaaaaaaccattttcagATGTATTGGACAATGTACTGCTCCACGAActggaaatggaagaagagatgATCGGCGTGCTGAAAATTGCACTGGCCTGTGTTCAGAGCAATCCAGAGAGGAGGCCGTCAATGAGGAATGTCTGTGACTTGCTGGATAGGTTGACTGGGACCAACTGA
- the LOC116263959 gene encoding uncharacterized protein LOC116263959 isoform X2, translated as MLPSVSGYGGNEATIDLGLSLGSWLQQEANAPQQALQKKASMVNLEVGIEEEAGKQSTRGSGFVKVNMDEIGIGRKICVMDYAGYAGLALELEKMFGTHSPSGLRLLDQDSSFSLVYKDRNTGDWMPISNFSWQYVFLPKSLVSTMVIVSSFWLSSLLSHKISSAIRNVYVRCCETGMLKLIQGSCSVKSPVHTLSLSRLKTANTLYTLATLYIYSDSFTRALITFSKFHWHGERNNRKRFHLNHGLELAFQPHLTYMRKKYVFPSLL; from the exons ATGCTTCCCTCTGTCTCTGGTTATGGCGGCAATGAAGCAACCATTGATCTGGGCCTGTCACTAGGAAGTTGGTTGCAACAAGAGGCTAATGCACCTCAACAAG CCTTACAGAAAAAAGCCTCGATGGTCAACCTTGAGGTAGGGATTGAAGAAGAAGCAGGAAAGCAGAGCACGCGAGGAAGTGGCTTTGTGAAGGTTAATATGGATGAGATTGGAATTGGTAGGAAGATATGTGTCATGGATTATGCTGGTTATGCTGGCCTGGCACTTGAATTGGAGAAGATGTTTG GAACGCATAGCCCTTCTGGTCTACGGTTGCTGGATCAAGATTCTTCATTCTCGCTGGTTTACAAGGACAGAAACACTGGGGATTGGATGCCCATTAGTAATTTCTCATGGCAGTATGTTTTCCTTCCCAAATCTTTGGTTTCAACCATGGTTATCGTATCTTCATTTTGGTTATCATCATTACTTTCCCACAAAATAAGCTCAGCAATCAGGAATGTATATGTAAGATGCTGCGAAACGGGTATGCTGAAGTTAATTCAGGGAAGCTGCTCTGTGAAGTCCCCAGTACACACCCTTTCGTTGTCAAGACTCAAAACAGCAAACACCCTATATACCCTTGCAACACTATACATCTATTCCGACTCTTTCACAAGAGCACTGATCACTTTCTCCAAATTTCATTGGCATGGAGAAAGAAATAACAGGAAACGGTTTCACCTCAACCATGGGTTGGAATTGGCTTTTCAACCACACCTTACTTACATGAGGAAAAAAT atgtttttccttctcttctgtAA
- the LOC116263959 gene encoding auxin-responsive protein IAA32-like isoform X5: MLPSVSGYGGNEATIDLGLSLGSWLQQEANAPQQALQKKASMVNLEVGIEEEAGKQSTRGSGFVKVNMDEIGIGRKICVMDYAGYAGLALELEKMFGTHSPSGLRLLDQDSSFSLVYKDRNTGDWMPISNFSWQEFVQNAMRLRIMRK; this comes from the exons ATGCTTCCCTCTGTCTCTGGTTATGGCGGCAATGAAGCAACCATTGATCTGGGCCTGTCACTAGGAAGTTGGTTGCAACAAGAGGCTAATGCACCTCAACAAG CCTTACAGAAAAAAGCCTCGATGGTCAACCTTGAGGTAGGGATTGAAGAAGAAGCAGGAAAGCAGAGCACGCGAGGAAGTGGCTTTGTGAAGGTTAATATGGATGAGATTGGAATTGGTAGGAAGATATGTGTCATGGATTATGCTGGTTATGCTGGCCTGGCACTTGAATTGGAGAAGATGTTTG GAACGCATAGCCCTTCTGGTCTACGGTTGCTGGATCAAGATTCTTCATTCTCGCTGGTTTACAAGGACAGAAACACTGGGGATTGGATGCCCATTAGTAATTTCTCATGGCA AGAATTTGTGCAGAATGCAATGAGGCTGAGGATTATGCGGAAGTGA
- the LOC116264914 gene encoding uncharacterized protein LOC116264914 isoform X3, with protein sequence MASFSRKRRSIMKRSSGDRATSNHAERPKSRPSLSSMLLSLSLSNSPKKNAFRGLGCASAPDVHNPSSAHSLVRSSADWNAKKSRQKPARTSSEGGRKKKTQVVDSDVWCSPGIPFSTDADSVDCVVYRRPAEPMAPKRISRHQRSVASDFTFDVASKSRERPSIERPNSVLEQISEVDSLPAFETLSPISYRYLRGLHHISGDLTELVMLQTSLIFGRIDLCDRFREWRLDVDNMTYEELLELGDKIGYVSTGLKEDGIACCVRKLKYSASFASHLSSEREKKCSICQEEYEGKDEVGRLNCGHYFHICCIKQWLLQKNACPVCKLAASDH encoded by the exons ATGGCCAGTTTCAGTAGGAAGAGGAGGTCGATAATGAAGAGAAGCAGCGGCGACAGAGCCACCAGCAACCACGCCGAGAGACCCAAGTCCAGGCCCTCCCTCTCTTCCATGCTCCTCTCTTTATCATTGTCAAACTCTCCAAAGAAGAACGCGTTCAGAGGGTTGGGCTGTGCGTCCGCCCCTGATGTCCACAACCCATCCTCCGCCCATTCGCTGGTCCGGTCATCTGCTGATTGGAACGCCAAGAAGTCGAGGCAGAAACCGGCGAGGACGAGCAgcgaaggagggaggaagaagaagacccaGGTTGTGGATTCTGATGTTTGGTGTTCTCCGGGCATCCCTTTCTCCACAGACGCGGACTCCGTCGACTGCGTTGTTTATCGCCGGCCGGCCGAACCAATGGCGCCGAAAAGGATTTCGCGGCATCAAAGAAGCGTGGCCTCTGATTTCACGTTTGATGTTGCTTCCAAGTCTAGAGAG CGTCCTTCCATTGAAAGACCAAACAGCGTGCTGGAGCAAATTTCTGAAGTGGACTCTCTGCCAGCGTTTGAAACACTATCTCCGATAAGCTATCGATACTTGCGAGGACTACATCACATCTCGGGGGATCTTACAGAG CTTGTTATGCTTCAAACTAGTCTTATTTTCGGAAGAATTGACCTTTGTGATCGGTTTCGGGAATGGAGGCTTGATGTTGATAACATGACATACgag GAACTGCTTGAGCTCGGTGACAAAATTGGATACGTTAGTACAGGGTTGAAAGAGGATGGGATTGCTTGTTGTGTTAGGAAACTAAAATATTCAGCCAGCTTCGCATCACATTTATCTTCTGAACGAGAGAAAAAGTGTAGCATTTGTCAG GAGGAGTATGAAGGAAAAGATGAAGTGGGAAGGTTAAACTGTGGTCACTACTTTCACATCTGCTGTATAAAGCAATGGCTTTTGCAAAAGAATGCTTGTCCTGTCTGCAAGTTAGCAGCATCTGATCACTGA